CCGCCATTTTGCTCGCAGATGAGCCGACGGGAAACCTCGACAGCCAGAACTCGATAGCAGTGCTCAAGCTACTCAAGGACCTGAACGAGCGTCTCGGTCAGACTATCTTGATGATCACGCATGATGAAGAGGCAGCCTCATATGCGCACCGCAGGGTTCACATGAAGGACGGGCAATTGGTCCGGACTGCCTAGAGCCCAGCAACCCACATTTCCAGTTCACCGGGAGATTATTTTCTGTAACTCCTGGGACGCCATAGCGTCCTACTGCCGGGAGAACAGCGATGAGCCAGGCCCTGCCGTTGTGGCATCGTGCACAAGAGACGTTGAAACCGTACGCCACCATTCCCCTGCGGCTGATCGTGGGATATGGTTTTCTTGCCCATGGAATCGCCAAATGGAGCAAGGGACCGGAGACATTCGCGGCCATTCTCACGATGGCGCATGTCCCTGCGCCTCACCTGATGGCCTGGCTCACCATATTCATCGAAGTCTTCGGTGGAATCGCGGTACTGTGCGGCGCTTTCGTGAACCTGGTGGCTCTTCCGGCGATTGGCCTGTTAGTCGTCGCGATTCTGACCGTTCATCTGCCGTATGGCTTCACCTCCATCAAACTGATAAAGATCGTCGATGGCCGCGCTCAGTTCGGCCCTCCGGGGTACGAGTGCAATCTGATCTATATCGCTTGTATCGTGGCTCTTGTGATGGCTGGTTCCGGTCCGTGGTCGATCGATGCCTGGCGCCTTCGCAGGAGGGCGGACCAGTCCGTCTAGTATGGTGCCTCAGAAGTTCTTGTCATAAGTGTTGTCATCCTGAGCGAAGTGAAGGACCTGCTTTTTCAACGCTTCGGACGGTGCTCTTCATGATGTGATACGAGTGCTCGGGATACTGAAGCCGAGCCCATGTCCCCGAGGGACACCACCCCAACGAACAAGTTCGTTGGGGACCCCGGACATTGATGGGATAAGGAAGAAGGCTTCAGCGAAGATCGAGATAGGTAAGGGTTAGAGGACTGACCTATCGGGAAGATCAGGAGAAGCCTTCTTATGCAGATTGTAGGTTGTGATTTCCATCCGCAGTGGCAGCAGGTTTCATTTTTAGATCAGGAGACTGGCGAGTACCGGGAAGCGAAGCTGGTCAACGGGGACGGGGAGGCGGAGCGGTTCTACCGGTCGTTGTCTCCAGGAGCGCTTGTAGGGATCGAGTCGTGCGGCAACGCGCAGTGGTTTATTGATCTGCTAGGCAGTCTGGGTCACACGGTGTGGGTCGGAGATGCGGCGAAGATCCGAGCCAGCTATGTACGGAAGCAGAAGACGGACCGCCGGGATGCGGACCATATCCTGAAGCTGCTGGTGGAGGACCGGTTTCCGCGGTTGTGGACGCCTTCAGCCAAGCAGCGGGATCTTCGTCAGCTGCTGATCCACCGACACAAGCTGGTGGAGATCCGGACCCGGGTGAAGAACGGGCTGCAGCACCTGGCGATGAACCGTGGCGTACAGAAGCAGTCGCGGCTGTGGAGCGTTCGGGGGAGGGCTGAGTTGGAAAAGCTTCCTCTGGAGGGCTGGAGTGCCCGGCGACGGGAGGATCTGCTGGAGCTGATGAAGGGTCTGGATCAGCAGATCAAGGAGCTGGATGAGGCAGTCGTGCAGGCGGCCAGGGAGGATGCGAAGGCGGAGCTGTTGATGAGCCAGCCGGGAGTCGGTCCGATCACGGCGATGGCCTTCGTACTGACGATCGGCGATGTGAGCCGGTTCGAGTACAGCGGGAAGGTCGCCAGCTATCTGGGCCTGATCCCCAGCGAATACACCTCGGGCGGCAAGCGCAAACTGGGAGCCATCAGCAAGCAGGGCAACCGGTTCATGCGCCAGTTGCTGGTCGAAGCAGCTCAGACGGCCTGCCGGCTGGATGAAGGATTTCGAAAGCAGTATCAGGCTCGCTGCCACCACAAGCCGAAAGCAGTGGCCAAGGTGGCGGCAGCAAGGAGGTTAGCAGTGCGGCTCTACTGGATGCTCAG
This genomic window from Terriglobus albidus contains:
- a CDS encoding DoxX family protein; translation: MSQALPLWHRAQETLKPYATIPLRLIVGYGFLAHGIAKWSKGPETFAAILTMAHVPAPHLMAWLTIFIEVFGGIAVLCGAFVNLVALPAIGLLVVAILTVHLPYGFTSIKLIKIVDGRAQFGPPGYECNLIYIACIVALVMAGSGPWSIDAWRLRRRADQSV
- a CDS encoding IS110 family transposase; its protein translation is MQIVGCDFHPQWQQVSFLDQETGEYREAKLVNGDGEAERFYRSLSPGALVGIESCGNAQWFIDLLGSLGHTVWVGDAAKIRASYVRKQKTDRRDADHILKLLVEDRFPRLWTPSAKQRDLRQLLIHRHKLVEIRTRVKNGLQHLAMNRGVQKQSRLWSVRGRAELEKLPLEGWSARRREDLLELMKGLDQQIKELDEAVVQAAREDAKAELLMSQPGVGPITAMAFVLTIGDVSRFEYSGKVASYLGLIPSEYTSGGKRKLGAISKQGNRFMRQLLVEAAQTACRLDEGFRKQYQARCHHKPKAVAKVAAARRLAVRLYWMLRLNKRYPEIAHIESSSGVPLAIHGRDVE